In Dysidea avara chromosome 3, odDysAvar1.4, whole genome shotgun sequence, a single window of DNA contains:
- the LOC136250082 gene encoding 33 kDa inner dynein arm light chain, axonemal-like isoform X1 yields the protein MTTNSGSMIPPTTSLVKYENPVLVSKNTDKKGAKVWLLVSAKLFIDNTSQARTPKANQQPAVAALGSGGPIPSPPKGKLPPVDQQKNQQTEEILNAILPPREWTETGQLWMQCVSSTPATRLEVTNLQEQLDMRLQQRQARETGICPVRRELYSQCFDELIRQVTINCAERGLLLLRVRDEIRMTISAYQTLYESSVAFGMRKALMAEQGKSDMEELIKNLEAEKKDLEKQVMDLKAKCDNIEKREAERRLLDEKKHNEEQQSLKKTNQQLKAQLEGIIAPAKK from the exons ATGACAACGAACAGCGGCAGCATGATTCCACCGACAACATCTTTGGTGAAGTACGAGAACCCGGTATTGGTTAGTAAAAACACTGACAAAAAAGGAGCGAAGGTATGGTTACTTGTAAGTGCTAAGCTATTCATTGATAACACGTCGCAGGCTAGGACCCCAAAAGCAAACCAACAACCTGCAGTAGCAGCACTTGGTAGTGGAGGTCCTATCCCATCCCCTCCAAAGGGAAAACTACCTCCCGTAGACCAACAGAAGAATCAACAAACCGAGGAAATTTTGAATGCAATTTTACCTCCCAG AGAATGGACTGAAACTGGACAATTATGGATGCAGTGTGTCTCTAGCACACCAGCAACAAGACTAGAAGTAACCAACCTGCAG GAGCAACTGGACATGCGACTTCAGCAAAGACAAGCAAGAGAAACTGGAATTTGTCCTGTTAGGCGAGAACTGTATTCCCAGTGTTTTG ATGAACTGATCCGTCAAGTTACGATTAACTGTGCAGAGAGGGGCTTGTTGTTGTTAAG AGTACGTGACGAGATAAGGATGACTATATCAGCTTATCAGACATTGTATGAAAGTAGTGTTGCATTTGGCATGAGGAAGGCTCTAATGGCAGAACAAGGTAAAAGCGACATGGAGGAGTTGATTAAGAACTTAGAAGCCGAGAAGAAAGACTTGGAAAAACAA gTAATGGACCTCAAAGCTAAATGTGATAATATTGAAAAGAGAGAGGCAGAAAGAAGACTCCTTGATGAGAAGAAACACAATGAGGAACAACAATCTTTAAAGAAAACAAACCAACAATTGAAAGCACAACTTGAAGGGATCATAGCACCAGCAAAGAAATAA
- the LOC136250080 gene encoding tRNA (guanine(10)-N2)-methyltransferase homolog isoform X2, whose protein sequence is MERYLIHFAQEHPSFRLQEFLSVSALLGVEISSNSLHYSDLNPFLVVELPSRDVAVAIANRCVLIKTIHKLLGTGTNYAELQQSISSLPAVVMAEYSSGSFKIVVDGFNKKCSVSRQSVILERLSYLPLHGKVDLSHPDHTFHVLEDYGGDNNKAGSEPERVFFTVLIAQGQRSLLQQYSVKSRVFIGNTSMDAQLAFIMANQARVTRGQLVCDPFVGTGGILVACAHFGAHVVGGDINGQLLHGRGRPSRAGTKQKWRGPNESVLANLLQYGLEKCYVDVLVSDAAHTIWRSGDLFDAIITDPPYGIREGPRKVGSKRENPKPILDEQLEDHIPSVCQYQLSDVYNDLLLFAARFLVLHGRLVYWLPIVKEQFVIPSHPCLQLTATSEQLLRPSIGRLLVTMVKVKPYVNPEESSQTSHIINHFRTTYFK, encoded by the exons ATGGAACGATATTTAATTCACTTTGCTCAAGAGCATCCCTCATTTAGACTACAG GAGTTCCTGTCAGTTAGTGCACTACTTGGAGTGGAAATCAGCTCAAACTCCTTACACTATTCTGACCTG aacCCATTCTTGGTAGTGGAGTTACCATCCAGAGATGTGGCTGTTGCTATTGCTAACAGATGTGTGCTAATCAA GACCATCCATAAGTTACTGGGAACAGGCACTAACTATGCTGAGCTGCAACAATCCATATCATCCCTGCCAGCTGTTGTAATG GCTGAATATAGTTCTGGTAGTTTTAAGATTGTTGTGGATGGGTTTAATAAGAAATGTAGTGTAAGCAGACAGTCTGTAATCTTGGAG AGGCTTTCATATCTACCACTTCATGGGAAGGTAGATCTGTCACATCCGGACCACACATTTCATGTACTGGAAGATTATGGTGGGGACAACAATAAAGCAGGGAGTGAACCTGAGAGAGTGTTCTTCACTGTATTG ATAGCTCAGGGCCAACGTTCTCTACTCCAACAATACTCGGTGAAGAGTAGGGTATTTATTGGTAACACATCAATGGATGCTCAACTGGCATTCATCATGGCTAACCAAGCAAGG GTGACAAGAGGGCAGTTGGTGTGTGACCCTTTTGTTGGCACAGGAGGGATCCTTGTGGCTTGTGCACATTTTGGAGCTCATGTAGTCGGAGGAGACATTAATGGACAGCTACTACATGGAAGAG GCCGACCATCCAGAGCAGGCACCAAGCAGAAATGGAGAG GTCCCAATGAAAGTGTACTAGCTAACTTGCTGCAGTATGGTTTAGAGAAGTGTTATGTTGATGTCTTAGTTAGTGATGCAGCTCATACAATATGGAGATCTGGTGATCTGTTTGATGCCATAATCACTGATC CACCTTATGGGATCAGGGAAGGGCCAAGGAAAGTCGGCAGCAAACGAGAAAATCCAAAACCTATTCTGGATGAACA ATTAGAAGATCACATTCCGTCAGTATGTCAGTACCAATTGTCAGATGTATACAATGATTTACTCCTATTTGCTGCTCGATTTCTTGTCCTACATGGAAGACTAGTCTATTGGCTGCCTATTGTTAAGGAGCA GTTTGTAATTCCATCTCACCCTTGTCTCCAGCTAACCGCTACCAGTGAACAATTATTACGTCCCAGCATAGGCAGGCTGTTAGTGACTATGGTAAAAGTTAAACCTTATGTTAACCCAGAAGAATCAAGTCAGACTTCACACATTATCAATCACTTTAGAACTACTTATTTTAAATAA
- the LOC136250082 gene encoding 33 kDa inner dynein arm light chain, axonemal-like isoform X2, with translation MTTNSGSMIPPTTSLVKYENPVLVSKNTDKKGAKARTPKANQQPAVAALGSGGPIPSPPKGKLPPVDQQKNQQTEEILNAILPPREWTETGQLWMQCVSSTPATRLEVTNLQEQLDMRLQQRQARETGICPVRRELYSQCFDELIRQVTINCAERGLLLLRVRDEIRMTISAYQTLYESSVAFGMRKALMAEQGKSDMEELIKNLEAEKKDLEKQVMDLKAKCDNIEKREAERRLLDEKKHNEEQQSLKKTNQQLKAQLEGIIAPAKK, from the exons ATGACAACGAACAGCGGCAGCATGATTCCACCGACAACATCTTTGGTGAAGTACGAGAACCCGGTATTGGTTAGTAAAAACACTGACAAAAAAGGAGCGAAG GCTAGGACCCCAAAAGCAAACCAACAACCTGCAGTAGCAGCACTTGGTAGTGGAGGTCCTATCCCATCCCCTCCAAAGGGAAAACTACCTCCCGTAGACCAACAGAAGAATCAACAAACCGAGGAAATTTTGAATGCAATTTTACCTCCCAG AGAATGGACTGAAACTGGACAATTATGGATGCAGTGTGTCTCTAGCACACCAGCAACAAGACTAGAAGTAACCAACCTGCAG GAGCAACTGGACATGCGACTTCAGCAAAGACAAGCAAGAGAAACTGGAATTTGTCCTGTTAGGCGAGAACTGTATTCCCAGTGTTTTG ATGAACTGATCCGTCAAGTTACGATTAACTGTGCAGAGAGGGGCTTGTTGTTGTTAAG AGTACGTGACGAGATAAGGATGACTATATCAGCTTATCAGACATTGTATGAAAGTAGTGTTGCATTTGGCATGAGGAAGGCTCTAATGGCAGAACAAGGTAAAAGCGACATGGAGGAGTTGATTAAGAACTTAGAAGCCGAGAAGAAAGACTTGGAAAAACAA gTAATGGACCTCAAAGCTAAATGTGATAATATTGAAAAGAGAGAGGCAGAAAGAAGACTCCTTGATGAGAAGAAACACAATGAGGAACAACAATCTTTAAAGAAAACAAACCAACAATTGAAAGCACAACTTGAAGGGATCATAGCACCAGCAAAGAAATAA
- the LOC136250081 gene encoding ER membrane protein complex subunit 2-like gives METVRNIIPFSDWKSARDTLRKWREERKRKSADVLNLGSVLLSDHGRKLGDEIWTVYEQVLIAALDCGELEQADEYLQVLERQFPKSRRVLKLQGMLLEASGSYDEALTLYDTALEENQNNAEFLKRKIAICKAKGQTTDAIKQLTTYLETYMSDYEAWMELADLYISQNQYSKAAFCLEELILSNPHHHLYHQRLAEISYTQKTTESLELAQQHFAQAIKLNPNNMRALYGHHLTCCALTKSKTRDSNTRYNDWTRSLIVQHYQQQAAVDKVELVQKSLEKISITK, from the exons ATGGAAACGGTGCGGAACATCATTCCGTTTAGTGACTGGAAGTCAGCCAGAGATACTCTGAGGAAATGGAGGGAGGAAAGAAAGAGGAAAAGTGCTGACGTACTCAACTTAGGGTCCGTGCTACTTTCTGACCATGGTAGAAAATTAGGAGATGAAA TTTGGACGGTGTACGAACAAGTGTTGATAGCTGCTTTGGACTGTGGAGAGCTGGAGCAAGCCGAT GAATACCTCCAGGTTCTTGAGAGGCAGTTTCCTAAAAGCCGACGTGTTTTGAAGCTTCAAGGAATGCTGCTTGAAGCAAGTGGAAG CTATGACGAGGCTCTGACATTGTACGACACAGCACTTGAAGAAAACCAGAATAATGCAGAATTTCTCAAGAGGAAGATCGCTATCTGTAAAGCTAAAGGTCAAACAACGGATGCTATTAAACAGTTAACAACTTATCTTGAAAC GTACATGAGTGATTATGAGGCTTGGATGGAGCTGGCTGATTTGTATATATCGCAAAACCA ATACAGCAAGGCTGCATTTTGTCTTGAAGAATTAATTCTATCTAATCCCCACCATCATCTGTATCACCAGCGACTGGCAGAA ATCAGTTACACTCAGAAGACTACAGAGAGCTTGGAGTTAGCACAGCAACACTTTGCTCAAGCTATCAAACTCAACCCAAACAACATGAGAGCACTATATGGACATCATTTA ACGTGCTGTGCTCTGACCAAATCAAAGACAAGGGACAGTAACACTCGATATAATGATTGGACAAGGTCATTAATTGTACAGCATTATCAG CAACAAGCAGCAGTGGACAAGGTAGAACTTGTGCAGAAATCGTTAGAGAAAATATCAATTACTAAATGA
- the LOC136250080 gene encoding tRNA (guanine(10)-N2)-methyltransferase homolog isoform X1, with product MERYLIHFAQEHPSFRLQEFLSVSALLGVEISSNSLHYSDLNPFLVVELPSRDVAVAIANRCVLIKTIHKLLGTGTNYAELQQSISSLPAVVMAEYSSGSFKIVVDGFNKKCSVSRQSVILERLSYLPLHGKVDLSHPDHTFHVLEDYGGDNNKAGSEPERVFFTVLIAQGQRSLLQQYSVKSRVFIGNTSMDAQLAFIMANQARVTRGQLVCDPFVGTGGILVACAHFGAHVVGGDINGQLLHGRGRPSRAGTKQKWRGGNRAHYIISCLYRTGPNESVLANLLQYGLEKCYVDVLVSDAAHTIWRSGDLFDAIITDPPYGIREGPRKVGSKRENPKPILDEQLEDHIPSVCQYQLSDVYNDLLLFAARFLVLHGRLVYWLPIVKEQFVIPSHPCLQLTATSEQLLRPSIGRLLVTMVKVKPYVNPEESSQTSHIINHFRTTYFK from the exons ATGGAACGATATTTAATTCACTTTGCTCAAGAGCATCCCTCATTTAGACTACAG GAGTTCCTGTCAGTTAGTGCACTACTTGGAGTGGAAATCAGCTCAAACTCCTTACACTATTCTGACCTG aacCCATTCTTGGTAGTGGAGTTACCATCCAGAGATGTGGCTGTTGCTATTGCTAACAGATGTGTGCTAATCAA GACCATCCATAAGTTACTGGGAACAGGCACTAACTATGCTGAGCTGCAACAATCCATATCATCCCTGCCAGCTGTTGTAATG GCTGAATATAGTTCTGGTAGTTTTAAGATTGTTGTGGATGGGTTTAATAAGAAATGTAGTGTAAGCAGACAGTCTGTAATCTTGGAG AGGCTTTCATATCTACCACTTCATGGGAAGGTAGATCTGTCACATCCGGACCACACATTTCATGTACTGGAAGATTATGGTGGGGACAACAATAAAGCAGGGAGTGAACCTGAGAGAGTGTTCTTCACTGTATTG ATAGCTCAGGGCCAACGTTCTCTACTCCAACAATACTCGGTGAAGAGTAGGGTATTTATTGGTAACACATCAATGGATGCTCAACTGGCATTCATCATGGCTAACCAAGCAAGG GTGACAAGAGGGCAGTTGGTGTGTGACCCTTTTGTTGGCACAGGAGGGATCCTTGTGGCTTGTGCACATTTTGGAGCTCATGTAGTCGGAGGAGACATTAATGGACAGCTACTACATGGAAGAG GCCGACCATCCAGAGCAGGCACCAAGCAGAAATGGAGAGGTGGTAATCGTGCCCATTACATAATATCATGCCTGTATCGTACAGGTCCCAATGAAAGTGTACTAGCTAACTTGCTGCAGTATGGTTTAGAGAAGTGTTATGTTGATGTCTTAGTTAGTGATGCAGCTCATACAATATGGAGATCTGGTGATCTGTTTGATGCCATAATCACTGATC CACCTTATGGGATCAGGGAAGGGCCAAGGAAAGTCGGCAGCAAACGAGAAAATCCAAAACCTATTCTGGATGAACA ATTAGAAGATCACATTCCGTCAGTATGTCAGTACCAATTGTCAGATGTATACAATGATTTACTCCTATTTGCTGCTCGATTTCTTGTCCTACATGGAAGACTAGTCTATTGGCTGCCTATTGTTAAGGAGCA GTTTGTAATTCCATCTCACCCTTGTCTCCAGCTAACCGCTACCAGTGAACAATTATTACGTCCCAGCATAGGCAGGCTGTTAGTGACTATGGTAAAAGTTAAACCTTATGTTAACCCAGAAGAATCAAGTCAGACTTCACACATTATCAATCACTTTAGAACTACTTATTTTAAATAA
- the LOC136250078 gene encoding apoptosis-inducing factor 3-like: MGGGSSRHQRRSTKRDAKTSESRAGKEQSPKAVASAAMQSQDILEVKVNVSDLKDGQMCQVEFDGVEERALLIRQNGSLHALGSKCTHYGAPLAKGCLGNGRIRCPWHGACFNVATGDIEDFPGLDSLQKFEVEETDGGKFGIIRASKKALTTSRRVKTMSPLVLSDDNRTFFIIGGGPASVVCAETLRQEGFKGRIVIATKESVLPYDRPKLSKALHFKAEEILLRPSSFYHDNNIEILLEKEATKVDVNAHSVTFADGSSLHYSALVLATGGKPRKLPIPGFDLKNVFLLREPWQANSIAEASTDKNVVIIGTSFIGMEVAAYLVDKAKSVTCVDVCDIPFARILGNRVGLSIQKMHEEKGVKFELSAGVREFVGEDGKIKSVTLPSGKVLEADICVVGVGVVPATDFLKGSGVPMSERGEVIVNEFMEACEDVYACGDIVRFPLPLVGSTASIGHWQIAHNHGRIAGLSMLGKKTPFNSIPFFWTQMYGKSIRYCGFALNWDEIVYEGSPEDGKFAAFFVKDNRVMATCTLGSDPVAAVIAELMYQDQLPAADQIKANPDLIKSLL, translated from the exons ATGGGCGGTGGCAGTTCGCGGCATCAAAGGAGGAGCACCAAACG GGACGCTAAAACATCAGAAAGCAGAGCAGGTAAAGAACAGAGCCCTAAAGCTGTAGCCTCCGCAGCAATGCAGTCGCAAGATATTCTGGAGGTGAAAGTGAATGTTTCAGACTTGAAAGATGGCCA GATGTGCCAAGTGGAATTCGATGGTGTAGAGGAGAGAGCGCTGTTGATCAGGCAGAATGGGTCTTTACATGCTCTGGGGAGTAAGTGTACCCATTATGGAGCCCCCCTAGCTAAGGGTTGCCTTGGGAACGGACGAATTCGTTGCCCTTGGCATGGAGCATGTTTTAATGTTGCTACTGGCGACATTGAAGATTTCCCAGGTCTGGACAGTCTGCAGAAATTTGAG GTTGAAGAAACTGATGGTGGGAAATTTGGAATAATACGGGCTAGCAAAAAG GCCCTGACCACATCTCGGCGAGTCAAGACAATGTCCCCTCTTGTCCTCAGTGATGATAACAGGACCTTCTTCATTATTGGTGGAG GCCCAGCGTCAGTAGTGTGTGCTGAGACTCTACGTCAGGAAGGATTTAAGGGCCGTATAGTGATAGCTACAAAGGAAAGTGTGCTACCTTATGACCGGCCCAAACTCAGTAAAGCATTGCACTTTAAAGCCGAGGAGATACTGCTAAGGCCTTCATCATTTTACCATGACAACAATATAGAGATCCTACTGGAGAAAGAG GCTACTAAAGTTGATGTGAATGCTCACTCTGTGACATTTGCTGATGGCAGCTCATTACATTACAGTGCCCTAGTACTGGCTACTGGAGGAAA GCCACGTAAACTACCAATCCCAGGTTTTGATCTGAAGAATGTGTTCCTACTCCGTGAACCATGGCAGGCTAACAGTATTG ctgaggCAAGCACTGATAAGAATGTTGTAATCATTGGAACATCATTCATTG GCATGGAGGTTGCGGCATATCTCGTTGACAAGGCCAAGAGTGTGACTTGTGTTGATGTGTGTGACATACCGTTTGCAAGGATTCTTGGGAATAGAGTTGGCCTTTCCATACAAAAG ATGCATGAAGAGAAAGGTGTGAAGTTTGAGTTGAGTGCTGGAGTGAGGGAATTCGTTGGTGAAGATGGAAAG ATTAAGAGTGTTACACTGCCATCCGGAAAAGTGTTAGAGGCTGACATCTGTGTTGTTGGGGTGGGTGTGGTCCCAGCTACAGATTTTCTCAAGGGGTCGGGTGTTCCCATGTCAGAACGTGGTGAAGTCATTGTTAATGAG TTTATGGAAGCTTGTGAAGATGTGTATGCTTGTGGTGACATTGTAAGGTTTCCTCTGCCATTGGTTGGATCCACTGCTTCCATTGGACACTGGCAGATTGCACACAACCATG GTCGAATCGCTGGTTTGAGTATGTTGGGAAAGAAAACACCTTTTAACAGTATTCCATTCTTCTGGACACAAATGTATGGCAAAAGCATACGCTATTGTG GGTTTGCACTTAACTGGGATGAGATTGTGTATGAAGGTTCTCCTGAAGATGGCAAGTTTGCAGcattttttgtaaa AGATAACAGAGTAATGGCAACCTGCACTTTGGGTAGTGACCCTGTTGCTGCTGTAATAGCAGAACTGATGTATCAAGACCAATTACCAGCAGCTGACCAAATAAA GGCCAATCCTGACCTGATTAAAAGTTTATTATAA